A portion of the Bacteroides faecium genome contains these proteins:
- the rpsD gene encoding 30S ribosomal protein S4 gives MARYTGPKSRIARKFGEGIFGADKVLSKKNYPPGQHGNSRKRKTSEYGVQLREKQKAKYTYGVLEKQFRNLFEKAATAKGITGEVLLQLLEGRLDNVVFRLGIAPTRAAARQLVGHKHITVDGEVVNIPSYAVKPGQLIGVRERSKSLEVVANSLAGFNHSKYAWLEWDEASKVGKMLHIPERADIPENIKEHLIVELYSK, from the coding sequence ATGGCTAGATATACTGGACCAAAATCAAGAATCGCCCGTAAATTCGGAGAAGGAATCTTTGGAGCTGATAAAGTTTTATCAAAGAAGAACTATCCTCCCGGACAACACGGTAATTCAAGAAAAAGAAAAACTTCTGAATATGGTGTGCAACTTCGTGAAAAGCAAAAAGCTAAATACACCTATGGAGTTTTAGAGAAACAATTCCGCAATTTGTTTGAAAAAGCAGCTACTGCTAAAGGTATTACCGGTGAGGTACTCCTTCAATTGCTGGAAGGCCGTCTTGACAACGTAGTATTCCGTCTGGGGATTGCTCCTACACGTGCTGCTGCTCGTCAGTTGGTTGGTCACAAGCACATAACTGTAGATGGTGAAGTGGTAAACATTCCTTCATATGCAGTAAAACCAGGTCAATTGATTGGTGTTCGTGAAAGATCTAAATCTTTGGAAGTTGTTGCTAACTCTCTCGCTGGTTTCAATCATAGCAAGTATGCATGGTTGGAATGGGACGAAGCTTCAAAGGTTGGTAAAATGTTGCACATACCTGAAAGAGCAGACATTCCTGAGAACATTAAAGAACATTTGATCGTTGAATTGTATTCTAAATAA
- the rplO gene encoding 50S ribosomal protein L15: MNLSNLKPAEGSTKTRKRIGRGTGSGLGGTSTRGHKGAKSRSGYSKKIGFEGGQMPLQRRVPKFGFKNINRVEYKAINLDTIQKLAEAKSLAKVGVNDFIEAGFISSNQLVKVLGNGTLTNKLEVEAHAFSKTATAAIEAAGGTVVKL; encoded by the coding sequence ATGAACTTAAGTAATTTAAAACCTGCAGAGGGATCTACTAAGACAAGAAAAAGAATTGGACGTGGAACTGGTTCTGGCTTAGGCGGTACTTCTACAAGAGGTCATAAGGGAGCTAAATCAAGATCTGGATACTCTAAGAAAATCGGTTTTGAAGGTGGTCAGATGCCTCTTCAACGTCGAGTTCCTAAATTTGGTTTTAAGAATATCAATCGTGTAGAATATAAAGCAATCAACTTGGATACTATCCAGAAACTTGCTGAAGCTAAGAGCTTGGCAAAAGTTGGTGTTAACGACTTTATCGAAGCAGGATTTATTTCTTCAAATCAGTTGGTAAAAGTGTTGGGTAACGGAACTCTGACTAACAAGCTGGAAGTAGAAGCTCATGCATTCTCTAAGACTGCAACTGCTGCTATCGAAGCTGCTGGTGGAACTGTAGTAAAACTCTGA
- the secY gene encoding preprotein translocase subunit SecY has translation MRKAIETLKNIWKIEDLRQRILITILFVAIYRFGSYVVLPGINPAMLAKLHEQTSEGLLALLNMFSGGAFSNASIFALGIMPYISASIVIQLLGIAVPYFQKLQREGESGRRKMNQYTRYLTIAILLVQAPSYLLNLKMQAGPSLNASLDWTLFMVTSTIILAAGSMFILWLGERITDKGIGNGISFIILIGIIARFPDALLQEVVSRVANKSGGLIMFIIEIVFLLLVIGAAILLVQGTRKIPVQYAKRIVGNKQYGGARQYIPLKVNAAGVMPIIFAQAIMFIPITFIGFSNVNNAGGFLHAFTDHTSFWYNFVFAVMIILFTYFYTAITINPTQMAEDMKRNNGFIPGIKPGKKTAEYIDDIMSRITLPGSFFLALVAIMPAFAGIFGVQAGFAQFFGGTSLLILVGVVLDTLQQVESHLLMRHYDGLLKSGRIKGRAGVAAY, from the coding sequence ATGAGAAAAGCTATTGAAACATTAAAGAATATATGGAAGATTGAGGATCTGAGACAGCGGATCCTCATCACCATATTGTTTGTGGCAATTTACCGTTTCGGATCATATGTCGTATTACCGGGTATTAATCCGGCTATGCTGGCAAAATTGCACGAACAAACAAGTGAAGGCCTTTTAGCCTTGTTAAATATGTTCTCTGGAGGAGCATTTTCTAATGCCTCTATTTTTGCATTAGGAATCATGCCTTATATCTCTGCATCTATCGTAATCCAGTTGTTGGGAATCGCTGTGCCGTATTTCCAGAAACTGCAACGCGAAGGTGAGAGCGGCAGAAGAAAAATGAATCAATATACTCGTTATCTGACGATCGCTATATTGTTAGTTCAGGCCCCTTCTTATTTGCTCAATCTTAAAATGCAGGCTGGCCCTTCCTTAAATGCTTCATTAGATTGGACTCTGTTTATGGTTACCTCTACCATTATTTTGGCAGCAGGTAGTATGTTTATTTTGTGGCTTGGTGAAAGAATTACTGATAAAGGTATTGGTAATGGTATTTCATTTATCATCTTAATCGGTATTATTGCTCGTTTCCCTGATGCTCTGTTGCAGGAAGTTGTATCAAGAGTAGCAAATAAGAGTGGTGGTCTGATTATGTTTATAATTGAAATCGTATTCTTATTGTTAGTGATTGGCGCTGCTATTCTTTTGGTGCAGGGTACAAGAAAGATTCCTGTACAGTATGCTAAGAGAATTGTAGGTAACAAGCAATATGGTGGTGCAAGACAGTACATTCCCTTGAAAGTGAATGCTGCTGGTGTAATGCCTATCATCTTTGCTCAGGCAATCATGTTTATACCTATTACATTTATTGGTTTTTCAAATGTAAATAATGCAGGCGGTTTCTTGCATGCGTTTACAGATCATACAAGTTTCTGGTATAATTTTGTTTTTGCGGTAATGATTATATTATTTACATATTTCTATACTGCAATTACAATTAATCCGACTCAGATGGCTGAGGATATGAAGAGAAATAATGGTTTCATCCCTGGCATTAAACCGGGAAAGAAAACAGCAGAGTATATCGATGATATTATGTCTCGTATTACTTTACCTGGTTCTTTCTTCTTGGCTTTAGTTGCTATTATGCCTGCTTTTGCTGGTATATTCGGAGTACAAGCTGGTTTCGCTCAATTCTTCGGTGGTACGTCTTTGTTAATTCTTGTAGGTGTGGTTCTTGATACACTGCAACAGGTTGAAAGTCATTTGTTGATGAGACACTATGATGGTCTGTTGAAATCAGGTCGTATTAAAGGACGCGCTGGTGTGGCGGCATATTAA
- a CDS encoding MutS family DNA mismatch repair protein: MEKLEHIIATYQQIIQNAELELQSARKRIYYISLLRLVLFVGAIAGAITFWTDGWLYISVFAILPFILFVWLVKRHNFWFHRKDFLKKKIVINEQELRAIQYDFSGFEDGEEYIDPGHLYTFDLDVFGEHSLFQYINRTSTPVGKQHLADWFNRHLENKEAIEQRQEAIRELSTELEYRQQIRLLGLLYKGKPADTTEIKEWADSPSYYRKHALLRIIPVTVSIINLVCISLAFLGILPASAAGGVFISFVIFSSIFSKGITKLQTTYGEKLQILSTYADQILFTEKKEMHSPILQQLKAELTSQNQTASQAVRQLSKLMNALDQRSNLLMSTILNGLIFWELRQVMRIEQWKDTHANDLPRWIETIGEIDAYCSLATFTYNHPEYIYPKVCSQSFHLQAKGLGHPLMNRNKCVRNGIDIDKRPFFIIITGANMAGKSTYLRTVGINYLLACIGAPVWAEQMEIYPARLITSLRTSDSLTDNESYFFAELKRLKLIIDKLEAGEELFIILDEILKGTNSMDKQKGSFALIKQFMNMNANGIIATHDLLLGTLIDSFPQNIRNYCFEADITNNELTFSYQMRDGVAQNMNACFLMKKMGIAVIDD; the protein is encoded by the coding sequence ATGGAAAAACTGGAACATATTATCGCTACATATCAACAGATTATTCAAAATGCAGAGTTGGAGCTACAAAGTGCCCGGAAACGTATTTATTACATCAGCCTATTACGATTGGTTTTATTCGTCGGTGCCATAGCCGGCGCAATCACTTTCTGGACTGACGGGTGGCTGTATATTTCTGTATTTGCCATCCTGCCTTTTATCTTATTTGTGTGGCTGGTAAAACGTCACAATTTTTGGTTTCACCGGAAAGATTTTCTGAAAAAGAAAATAGTAATCAACGAACAGGAGTTGAGGGCTATCCAATATGATTTCTCTGGTTTTGAAGATGGTGAAGAATATATTGATCCGGGACATCTCTATACTTTCGACCTGGATGTGTTCGGAGAACATTCTCTTTTCCAGTATATTAACCGGACATCAACACCTGTCGGCAAACAGCATCTTGCGGATTGGTTCAATAGGCATCTGGAAAATAAGGAAGCCATTGAACAACGCCAGGAAGCTATCCGTGAATTATCCACTGAATTGGAATACCGCCAACAAATTCGTTTACTTGGATTACTTTATAAAGGAAAACCTGCTGATACTACCGAAATTAAAGAATGGGCCGACAGCCCAAGCTATTACCGGAAGCATGCGTTATTACGTATTATCCCAGTAACGGTAAGTATCATCAATCTCGTATGCATAAGTCTTGCCTTTTTAGGCATTTTGCCTGCCAGCGCTGCTGGCGGGGTATTTATTAGTTTTGTTATATTCAGTTCTATCTTCTCCAAAGGAATCACAAAACTGCAAACTACTTATGGTGAAAAGCTGCAAATTCTCTCCACATATGCCGATCAAATTCTTTTTACGGAGAAAAAAGAGATGCACAGTCCTATATTACAGCAATTAAAAGCAGAACTTACCAGTCAGAATCAAACAGCTTCGCAGGCTGTCCGCCAGCTTTCTAAATTAATGAATGCACTGGACCAACGGAGTAATTTGCTAATGAGTACTATTCTCAACGGACTTATATTTTGGGAACTACGTCAGGTTATGCGAATTGAGCAATGGAAGGATACACATGCCAATGACCTTCCCCGCTGGATAGAAACGATTGGGGAAATAGATGCTTACTGTTCGCTGGCAACATTCACATACAATCATCCTGAATATATTTATCCAAAGGTTTGCTCCCAGTCTTTTCATTTACAGGCAAAAGGGCTCGGCCATCCTTTAATGAATCGCAACAAATGCGTGCGCAATGGAATAGACATCGACAAGCGTCCTTTCTTTATTATTATCACCGGAGCGAATATGGCAGGGAAAAGTACTTATTTACGTACTGTAGGCATAAATTATCTCTTAGCATGCATTGGTGCTCCTGTCTGGGCTGAGCAAATGGAGATATATCCAGCTCGTCTTATCACCAGCCTTCGTACCAGTGATTCGTTGACCGATAACGAATCATATTTCTTTGCCGAACTGAAACGGCTAAAGTTAATCATAGATAAGTTGGAAGCCGGAGAAGAACTCTTCATCATCCTGGACGAAATTCTGAAGGGTACAAACTCTATGGATAAGCAGAAAGGTTCTTTTGCTCTCATCAAGCAGTTTATGAATATGAATGCCAATGGCATCATCGCAACTCATGATCTTCTATTGGGAACTTTAATAGATTCTTTCCCACAGAATATCCGAAACTATTGTTTTGAAGCAGATATCACGAATAATGAGCTTACCTTCTCTTATCAAATGAGAGATGGAGTTGCGCAAAATATGAATGCCTGCTTCTTAATGAAAAAAATGGGGATAGCCGTTATCGACGACTAA
- the infA gene encoding translation initiation factor IF-1 translates to MAKQSAIEQDGVIVEALSNAMFRVELENGHEITAHISGKMRMHYIKILPGDKVRVEMSPYDLSKGRIVFRYK, encoded by the coding sequence ATGGCAAAGCAATCTGCAATAGAACAAGATGGAGTTATAGTTGAAGCATTGTCAAATGCAATGTTTCGTGTTGAATTAGAAAACGGACATGAGATTACTGCACATATTTCAGGTAAGATGCGGATGCATTACATCAAGATCCTGCCAGGAGATAAAGTGAGAGTCGAAATGTCTCCTTACGACTTATCGAAAGGAAGAATTGTGTTTAGATATAAATAA
- the rpsK gene encoding 30S ribosomal protein S11 — MAKKTVAAKKRNVKVDANGQLHVHSSFNNIIVSLANSEGQIISWSSAGKMGFRGSKKNTPYAAQMAAQDCAKIAFDLGLRKVKAYVKGPGNGRESAIRTIHGAGIEVTEIIDVTPLPHNGCRPPKRRRV; from the coding sequence ATGGCAAAAAAAACAGTTGCAGCTAAAAAGAGAAATGTGAAAGTAGACGCTAATGGACAGTTGCATGTTCATTCATCTTTCAACAATATTATTGTTTCTCTTGCAAACAGTGAAGGGCAGATTATCTCTTGGTCATCTGCTGGAAAAATGGGATTTAGAGGTTCTAAAAAGAATACTCCTTATGCAGCTCAGATGGCTGCCCAGGATTGTGCTAAAATAGCATTCGATCTTGGCCTAAGAAAGGTAAAAGCATATGTGAAGGGTCCAGGTAACGGACGTGAGTCTGCTATTAGAACTATCCACGGTGCTGGCATCGAAGTTACTGAAATTATTGACGTAACTCCGCTTCCACATAATGGTTGTCGTCCTCCCAAAAGACGTAGAGTTTAA
- the rpsM gene encoding 30S ribosomal protein S13 yields MAIRIVGVDLPQNKRGEIALTYVYGIGRSSSAKILDKAGVDKDLKVKDWTDDQAAKIREIIGAEYKVEGDLRSEIQLNIKRLMDIGCYRGVRHRIGLPVRGQSTKNNARTRKGRKKTVANKKKATK; encoded by the coding sequence ATGGCTATAAGAATAGTTGGTGTAGATTTGCCTCAGAACAAAAGAGGTGAAATTGCGTTGACCTATGTATATGGAATAGGTCGCAGTAGTTCAGCAAAAATTTTAGATAAAGCTGGTGTAGATAAAGATCTGAAGGTTAAAGACTGGACAGATGATCAAGCTGCTAAGATTCGTGAGATTATCGGTGCAGAGTATAAAGTAGAAGGTGATCTTCGTTCTGAAATCCAATTGAACATTAAGCGATTAATGGATATTGGTTGCTATCGTGGTGTACGTCACCGTATTGGTCTGCCTGTAAGAGGTCAGAGCACTAAGAACAATGCACGTACTCGTAAGGGTAGAAAGAAAACCGTTGCTAATAAGAAAAAAGCTACTAAATAA
- the map gene encoding type I methionyl aminopeptidase, translating to MIFLKTEDEIELLRQSNLLVGKTLAEVAKLVKPGVTTRELDKVAEEFIRDHGATPTFKGFPNQYGEPFPASLCTSVNEQVVHGIPNDIVLKEGDIVSVDCGTYMNGFCGDSAYTFCVGEVDEEVRNLLKVTKEALYIGIQNAVQGKRIGDVGYAIQQYCESHSYGVVREFVGHGIGHEMHEDPQVPNYGKRGYGPLMKRGLCIAIEPMITLGDRQVIMERDGWTVRTRDRKCAAHFEHTVAVGAGEADILSSFKFIEEVLGDKAI from the coding sequence ATGATATTTCTTAAAACAGAAGATGAAATAGAATTGCTCCGTCAGAGCAACCTGCTTGTTGGAAAGACTCTGGCAGAGGTTGCCAAACTGGTGAAGCCCGGTGTAACTACACGTGAGTTGGATAAAGTTGCTGAAGAGTTCATTAGAGATCACGGAGCAACTCCAACTTTCAAAGGATTTCCGAATCAATATGGCGAACCGTTTCCCGCATCCCTCTGTACTTCTGTAAATGAACAGGTAGTGCATGGAATCCCAAACGATATTGTTCTGAAAGAAGGTGATATTGTATCTGTGGATTGCGGAACATATATGAATGGTTTCTGCGGTGATTCTGCTTATACTTTTTGTGTAGGTGAGGTGGACGAAGAAGTTCGTAATTTGTTGAAGGTAACTAAAGAAGCGTTATATATTGGCATTCAGAATGCAGTGCAAGGCAAAAGAATCGGAGATGTAGGATATGCTATCCAGCAATATTGTGAGTCTCATTCTTATGGTGTAGTGCGTGAGTTTGTTGGTCATGGAATTGGTCATGAAATGCATGAAGACCCTCAGGTGCCTAATTATGGCAAGAGAGGATATGGTCCTTTGATGAAGAGAGGGCTTTGCATAGCGATAGAGCCGATGATAACACTGGGAGACCGGCAAGTGATTATGGAACGTGACGGATGGACTGTTAGAACCAGAGACCGTAAGTGTGCTGCACACTTTGAACATACGGTAGCAGTAGGCGCTGGTGAAGCTGATATTTTGTCATCATTCAAATTCATAGAAGAAGTTTTAGGAGATAAAGCAATATAA
- a CDS encoding DUF6563 family protein, protein MKKGCILLLLMSVIGLPLIAQNIIYSNLKELLAQDGDTVAVLRVEKRSRNQIVLTGGADYRITAGNDESMGRRLKKRCFAVRDEKGDLYVNCRKLRYKKLRFGAWYAPAVQLDKKIYFCAVPLGSVVGGNFVEDDDVKLGGNIGDALATSSLVTKRVCYELNAETGKIEFMDKDKMLELLKKYPELKQAYLKDDSPEAKHTFKYLQELRDKQK, encoded by the coding sequence ATGAAGAAAGGATGTATCTTATTGTTGCTGATGAGCGTGATTGGCCTTCCGTTAATTGCGCAAAATATAATTTATTCCAACTTGAAAGAGTTGCTTGCTCAAGATGGCGATACCGTTGCCGTACTACGGGTAGAAAAGCGTTCCCGGAATCAGATTGTGCTGACTGGCGGTGCCGATTACCGGATAACGGCAGGTAATGACGAGTCTATGGGACGGCGGTTGAAAAAGCGTTGTTTTGCTGTGCGCGATGAAAAAGGAGATTTATATGTGAATTGCCGTAAGTTGCGATATAAAAAGCTGCGTTTCGGAGCTTGGTATGCTCCAGCTGTTCAGTTAGATAAAAAAATCTATTTCTGCGCTGTGCCTTTAGGTTCCGTTGTCGGTGGAAATTTTGTAGAAGACGATGATGTGAAGCTGGGAGGAAATATCGGTGACGCCCTTGCAACTTCGAGTTTAGTCACCAAACGTGTCTGCTATGAGTTGAATGCCGAGACAGGAAAGATTGAATTCATGGACAAAGACAAGATGCTTGAATTATTAAAGAAATACCCTGAATTAAAACAAGCCTATTTGAAAGATGACAGCCCGGAGGCGAAGCATACTTTTAAATATTTGCAGGAATTGCGGGATAAACAGAAATAA
- the ykgO gene encoding type B 50S ribosomal protein L36, with translation MKVRASLKKRTPECKIVRRNGRLYVINKKNPKYKQRQG, from the coding sequence ATGAAAGTAAGAGCATCATTAAAGAAACGCACGCCAGAATGTAAGATCGTTAGACGTAATGGCCGTTTGTATGTTATTAACAAGAAAAATCCTAAGTATAAACAACGTCAAGGATAA
- the rplQ gene encoding 50S ribosomal protein L17 has product MRHNKKFNHLGRTASHRSAMLSNMACSLIKHKRITTTVAKAKALKKFVEPLITKSKEDTTNSRRVVFSNLQDKIAVTELFKEISVKIADRPGGYTRIIKTGNRLGDNAEMCFIELVDYNENMAKEKVAKKATRTRRSKKSAEAASVAVEAPATEAPATEAPKAEEPKAESAE; this is encoded by the coding sequence ATGAGACATAATAAAAAATTCAATCATTTAGGTCGTACTGCTTCTCATAGAAGTGCTATGTTATCTAACATGGCTTGCTCTTTGATCAAGCACAAAAGAATCACTACGACTGTTGCAAAGGCAAAAGCTTTGAAGAAGTTTGTTGAGCCTTTGATTACTAAGTCTAAAGAAGACACTACGAACTCTCGTCGTGTTGTATTTAGCAACTTGCAAGATAAGATTGCAGTAACAGAACTGTTCAAAGAAATCTCTGTTAAGATTGCTGATCGTCCGGGAGGTTACACTCGTATCATCAAGACTGGTAACCGTTTGGGTGACAATGCTGAAATGTGTTTCATTGAGTTAGTTGACTACAATGAAAACATGGCTAAAGAAAAAGTTGCTAAGAAAGCTACTCGTACTCGTCGTTCTAAGAAGAGTGCCGAAGCTGCTTCTGTTGCTGTTGAAGCTCCTGCAACTGAAGCTCCTGCAACTGAAGCTCCGAAGGCTGAAGAACCAAAGGCAGAATCAGCAGAATAA
- a CDS encoding DNA-directed RNA polymerase subunit alpha: protein MAILAFQKPDKVLMLEADSRFGKFEFRPLEPGFGITVGNALRRILLSSLEGFAITTIRIDGVEHEFSSVPGVKEDVTNIILNLKQVRFKQVVEEFESEKVSITVENSSEFKAGDIGKYLTGFEVLNPELVICHLDSKSTMQIDITINKGRGYVPADENREYCTDVNVIPIDSIYTPIRNVKYAVENFRVEQKTDYEKLVLEISTDGSIHPKEALKEAAKILIYHFMLFSDEKITLESNDTDGNEEFDEEVLHMRQLLKTKLVDMDLSVRALNCLKAADVETLGDLVQFNKTDLLKFRNFGKKSLTELDDLLESLNLSFGTDISKYKLDKE, encoded by the coding sequence ATGGCGATATTAGCATTTCAAAAACCTGATAAAGTATTGATGTTGGAGGCGGACTCCAGATTCGGTAAATTCGAATTTCGTCCGTTGGAACCGGGTTTTGGTATTACCGTAGGTAATGCATTACGCCGTATCCTTCTTTCTTCATTAGAGGGTTTTGCTATCACTACCATCAGAATTGACGGTGTGGAGCATGAATTTTCTAGTGTACCTGGAGTAAAAGAGGATGTTACCAACATTATCTTGAATCTGAAACAAGTAAGATTCAAGCAAGTAGTTGAAGAGTTCGAGAGCGAAAAAGTGAGCATCACTGTCGAGAATTCCAGTGAATTTAAAGCAGGTGACATAGGTAAGTATTTGACTGGATTTGAAGTGTTAAATCCGGAATTAGTTATTTGTCATTTAGATTCTAAGTCAACTATGCAGATTGATATTACAATTAACAAAGGACGTGGTTATGTACCTGCTGATGAAAATCGCGAGTATTGCACGGATGTTAATGTAATTCCAATCGACTCTATTTATACACCGATACGTAATGTCAAGTATGCTGTAGAGAACTTCCGTGTAGAACAGAAGACTGACTACGAAAAGCTAGTACTTGAAATTAGTACCGACGGTTCTATACATCCGAAGGAAGCGCTGAAAGAAGCTGCAAAAATTCTGATTTATCACTTCATGTTGTTCTCTGACGAGAAGATCACGCTTGAAAGTAATGATACTGACGGCAATGAAGAGTTTGACGAAGAAGTATTGCACATGCGTCAGTTGTTGAAGACTAAGCTCGTTGATATGGACTTGTCAGTTCGTGCTCTCAATTGTTTGAAGGCTGCTGACGTAGAAACGCTTGGCGACTTGGTACAATTCAACAAAACTGACTTGCTGAAATTCAGAAACTTCGGAAAGAAATCGCTTACCGAGCTTGATGATTTGCTGGAAAGTCTGAATCTGTCGTTTGGAACCGACATTTCTAAATATAAATTGGATAAAGAATAA
- the rpmD gene encoding 50S ribosomal protein L30: MSTIKIKQVKSRIGAPADQKRTLDALGLRKLNRVVEHESTPSILGMVDKVKHLVTIVK; this comes from the coding sequence ATGTCAACTATAAAGATTAAACAAGTTAAAAGTAGAATTGGTGCTCCGGCTGATCAGAAAAGAACTCTTGATGCACTGGGACTTCGTAAACTGAACCGCGTGGTTGAACACGAAAGCACTCCTTCAATTCTTGGAATGGTAGATAAGGTAAAACACTTGGTTACCATTGTTAAGTAA
- a CDS encoding urocanate hydratase, translating to MKMTLGNTLPSYPDFVKGIRRAPDRGYTLTPAQTVTALKNALRYIPSEWHERLAPEFMEELRTRGRIYGYRFRPEGDLKAKPIDEYRGRCLEGKAFQVMIDNNLCFDIALYPYELVTYGETGQVCQNWMQYRLIKQYLEELTQEQTLVIESGHPLGLFRSRPDAPRVIITNSMMIGQFDNQHDWHIAAQMGVANYGQMTAGGWMYIGPQGIVHGTFNTLLNAGRLKLGIQQDQDLRGHLFISSGLGGMSGAQPKAAEIAGAASIIAEVDSSRIETRYRQGWVGHVTQDMAEAYRMANEAMQRREPCSIAYHGNVVDLLEYAEQRNIPIELLSDQTSCHAVYEGGYCPAGLTFEERTQFLHESPEQFRRLVDVSLHRHFEVIKKLVARGTYFFDYGNSFMKAIYDAGVKEISRNGVDEKDGFIWPSYVEDIMGPQLFDYGYGPFRWVCLSGKHEDLIKTDHAAMECIDVNRRGQDLDNYNWIRDAEKNQLVVGTQARILYQDAVGRMNIALRFNEMVRRGEVGPIMLGRDHHDVSGTDSPFRETSNIKDGSNVMADMAVQCFAGNCARGMSLVALHNGGGVGIGKAINGGFGMVCDGSERVDEILRSAMLWDVMGGVARRSWARNPHAIETCEAFNESHAGDYQITMPYLADEELIKKIVPDITVK from the coding sequence ATGAAGATGACTCTTGGCAACACACTACCGTCTTATCCGGATTTTGTAAAAGGTATCCGGAGAGCTCCCGACCGTGGTTACACACTTACCCCGGCTCAAACAGTTACAGCACTAAAAAACGCTTTGCGTTATATCCCCTCTGAATGGCACGAGCGGTTAGCTCCCGAATTTATGGAAGAACTGCGTACTCGCGGACGGATTTACGGATACCGCTTTCGTCCTGAAGGCGATTTGAAAGCGAAACCGATAGATGAGTATCGCGGTAGATGCCTGGAAGGCAAAGCCTTTCAGGTGATGATTGACAATAATCTCTGCTTTGATATAGCCTTGTATCCCTACGAACTTGTCACGTACGGTGAAACCGGACAAGTCTGCCAAAACTGGATGCAATATCGTCTGATTAAACAATATCTCGAAGAACTAACCCAAGAACAAACCCTGGTCATAGAATCCGGGCATCCCTTAGGGCTTTTCCGTTCCCGTCCCGACGCTCCCCGCGTCATTATAACCAACTCCATGATGATTGGCCAATTCGATAATCAGCACGATTGGCACATTGCCGCCCAAATGGGAGTGGCGAATTATGGTCAGATGACAGCCGGCGGTTGGATGTACATCGGTCCTCAAGGAATCGTCCATGGCACATTTAATACCCTGCTCAATGCCGGACGCTTGAAACTCGGTATTCAGCAAGATCAAGATTTGCGAGGACACTTGTTTATATCTTCCGGTTTGGGTGGAATGAGCGGAGCGCAGCCTAAAGCTGCCGAGATAGCCGGAGCCGCTTCCATAATAGCCGAAGTAGACAGCTCCCGTATTGAAACACGTTATCGCCAAGGCTGGGTAGGACATGTCACGCAAGATATGGCGGAAGCATATCGGATGGCAAACGAAGCGATGCAGCGCCGTGAACCCTGTTCGATAGCCTATCATGGAAACGTAGTCGACCTGCTCGAATATGCGGAACAAAGGAATATCCCCATTGAACTATTATCCGACCAGACCTCTTGTCATGCCGTTTATGAAGGCGGCTATTGCCCTGCCGGACTGACTTTTGAAGAGCGCACACAATTTCTTCACGAATCTCCCGAACAATTCCGCCGTTTGGTAGATGTCTCCTTGCACCGCCATTTCGAAGTAATCAAAAAACTGGTAGCCCGAGGCACCTATTTCTTTGACTATGGAAACTCCTTTATGAAAGCGATCTACGACGCCGGAGTAAAAGAAATCTCCCGCAACGGTGTAGACGAGAAAGACGGATTCATCTGGCCGAGCTATGTAGAAGACATTATGGGACCTCAACTCTTTGACTACGGTTATGGCCCGTTCCGATGGGTTTGCCTGAGTGGAAAACATGAAGACCTGATAAAGACAGACCATGCAGCTATGGAATGTATCGACGTCAATCGACGCGGTCAGGATTTGGATAATTATAATTGGATACGCGATGCGGAAAAGAACCAATTGGTAGTAGGAACACAGGCGCGCATCCTTTATCAGGATGCTGTGGGAAGAATGAACATTGCGCTCCGCTTCAATGAAATGGTTCGCCGTGGCGAAGTAGGACCTATCATGTTGGGACGCGACCATCATGACGTGAGCGGCACAGATTCCCCCTTCCGGGAAACATCGAATATAAAAGACGGAAGCAATGTAATGGCAGATATGGCTGTGCAGTGCTTTGCCGGAAACTGCGCCCGTGGAATGAGTCTTGTAGCTTTGCACAATGGTGGCGGAGTCGGCATTGGAAAAGCGATAAACGGTGGCTTCGGTATGGTATGCGATGGTAGCGAACGGGTGGACGAAATACTTCGCTCCGCCATGCTTTGGGATGTAATGGGGGGGGTAGCCCGGCGCTCTTGGGCACGTAATCCGCATGCAATAGAAACTTGCGAAGCATTCAACGAATCCCACGCCGGAGACT